One genomic region from Clostridium saccharobutylicum DSM 13864 encodes:
- a CDS encoding pectate lyase/Amb allergen yields the protein MNFKKIKVIISTLLIATSLIVSNSFCGVLTAKAEAATTGGYANVTVSNEAKTIVRNLAELQKAFNERKHHIVISGFISAGSSLKTFTFQDTGWNNVTIEGENGGNAVLENIQLKFSGEMLPSGTSINNVVVRNITFRGNIKYLQSLKGADTQPGGAGTNYMGVSFRRITNGWIDHCTMYDISDDLMCVTLGSDKVTLSYNHFYFTNEWLNMKPNPNTWNWVGKNQDLASERLAMVIGANRNDSFAYGGNKLHVTMHHNWFGPNIKGRPLIRGFVHEYNNYFDNSSTPSGYNSARAPQQQYTANQIGSGSVIYSEENYFYKTNQSNQVGLDIASDSHKFYEKYNTYNGTTGASEKGMAFPNNTNFGYSYVPEDTSKVPADVQANAGAK from the coding sequence ATGAATTTTAAAAAAATTAAAGTAATTATTTCAACGTTATTAATAGCAACTTCTCTTATAGTATCTAATTCATTTTGTGGAGTTTTGACAGCAAAAGCAGAAGCGGCCACAACAGGTGGATATGCAAATGTTACAGTTTCTAATGAAGCTAAAACTATAGTTCGAAATTTAGCAGAACTTCAAAAGGCATTTAATGAAAGGAAACATCATATTGTTATCTCAGGATTCATAAGTGCAGGTTCATCTTTAAAAACATTCACTTTTCAGGATACAGGTTGGAACAATGTAACCATAGAAGGGGAAAATGGTGGAAATGCTGTATTAGAAAATATTCAATTAAAATTTAGTGGAGAAATGCTTCCAAGTGGTACTAGTATTAACAATGTAGTAGTTAGAAACATAACTTTCCGTGGTAATATTAAATATCTGCAATCATTAAAGGGAGCTGATACACAACCTGGCGGTGCAGGTACTAATTATATGGGAGTATCGTTCCGTCGTATTACAAATGGTTGGATTGATCATTGTACAATGTATGATATAAGTGATGATTTAATGTGTGTTACACTTGGATCAGATAAAGTAACTTTATCATATAATCATTTTTATTTTACAAATGAATGGCTAAATATGAAACCAAATCCTAATACATGGAATTGGGTTGGTAAGAATCAAGATTTAGCTTCTGAGCGTTTAGCTATGGTTATTGGTGCAAATCGTAATGATTCATTTGCTTACGGGGGAAATAAGCTTCATGTAACAATGCACCATAACTGGTTTGGACCAAATATAAAGGGACGTCCACTCATTCGTGGATTTGTGCATGAATATAATAACTATTTTGATAATAGTTCAACACCTTCTGGATATAATTCAGCAAGAGCACCACAACAACAATATACTGCAAACCAAATTGGAAGTGGTAGTGTTATTTATTCAGAAGAAAATTATTTTTATAAGACTAATCAAAGTAATCAAGTAGGTCTTGATATAGCTAGTGATTCTCATAAGTTCTATGAAAAATATAATACTTATAATGGAACAACTGGCGCATCTGAAAAAGGAATGGCATTTCCGAATAATACAAACTTTGGATATTCATACGTGCCAGAAGATACTAGTAAGGTTCCAGCAGATGTTCAAGCTAATGCGGGAGCAAAGTAA